A genomic window from Serratia liquefaciens includes:
- a CDS encoding YciY family protein codes for MRRSRNEVGRWRMLRQSQRRRHRWLERQSCSNRHIIRVRRRLDDQHRRSLLFVVSYEW; via the coding sequence AAACGAAGTGGGCCGCTGGCGGATGTTGCGGCAGAGCCAGCGCCGCAGGCATCGCTGGTTGGAACGCCAGTCATGCAGCAATCGGCATATCATTCGGGTGCGGCGTCGCCTGGACGATCAGCACCGACGTTCGTTGCTGTTTGTGGTGTCGTACGAGTGGTAA
- a CDS encoding Dps family protein, giving the protein MATTKKAAKNHIGLDSKQSAKLSEALNALLANYQVLYMNVRGYHWNISGPHFFELHVKFEETYNDLLTKVDELAERILTLGSQPRHAFSDYLKTSDIKEDTNVTDDKGTLSGLLHGYSVLLQQQRELLTLAADAGDEGTASLMSDYIKEQEKQVWMLNAYLGK; this is encoded by the coding sequence ATGGCAACGACGAAGAAAGCAGCGAAAAACCATATCGGCCTGGACAGCAAACAATCGGCAAAACTCTCGGAAGCCCTGAATGCGCTGCTGGCGAATTATCAGGTGCTGTATATGAACGTACGCGGCTACCACTGGAACATCTCCGGTCCGCACTTCTTTGAGCTGCACGTCAAATTTGAAGAAACTTATAACGATCTGCTGACCAAGGTCGATGAACTGGCGGAGCGTATTTTGACCCTGGGTTCGCAGCCTCGCCATGCCTTCAGCGATTACCTGAAAACTTCCGACATCAAGGAAGACACCAACGTCACCGACGATAAAGGCACGCTAAGCGGTTTATTGCACGGCTATTCGGTGCTGCTGCAACAGCAGCGTGAACTGCTGACGCTGGCCGCCGATGCCGGTGATGAAGGGACAGCTTCATTGATGAGCGATTACATCAAAGAGCAGGAAAAACAGGTGTGGATGCTTAACGCCTACCTGGGAAAATAA